A portion of the Polaribacter cellanae genome contains these proteins:
- the ccoS gene encoding cbb3-type cytochrome oxidase assembly protein CcoS, translating into MSVIYLLLSLSILVAIVFFIAFIYSVRKGQYDDSYTPSVRMLFDDELVKVKQEKLTKD; encoded by the coding sequence ATGAGCGTAATATACCTACTTCTTTCACTAAGTATTTTAGTGGCAATTGTATTCTTTATCGCATTTATTTATTCAGTAAGAAAAGGGCAGTATGACGATTCGTACACGCCATCTGTTCGTATGCTGTTTGATGATGAACTTGTAAAAGTAAAACAAGAAAAATTAACTAAAGATTAA
- a CDS encoding sulfite exporter TauE/SafE family protein — MFLSALIFGLLGSFHCIGMCGPIAFMLPVDRQKPVKRFFQILSYHLGRLFTYSLIGLLFGFLGKGFFFFGFQQQLSIIAGISMILFILFPRIFKRINFSSKISKVIFKVKNALGKELKKKGNDTFFTIGFLNGFLPCGLVYMAVFGALATTNAFSGSLYMFLFGVGTIPLMTAVVYLGNFTKGTFRRKIQKAIPIVVVFIGALFILRGLGLGIPYVSPAPVLEVVSTNSACH, encoded by the coding sequence ATGTTTTTATCGGCACTAATTTTTGGGTTATTGGGTAGTTTCCATTGCATTGGTATGTGTGGCCCCATCGCTTTTATGTTGCCAGTAGATAGACAAAAACCAGTTAAAAGATTCTTTCAAATTTTAAGTTACCATTTAGGTAGATTGTTTACTTACAGCTTAATAGGGTTGTTGTTTGGCTTCTTAGGAAAAGGTTTTTTCTTCTTTGGTTTTCAACAACAATTATCGATAATTGCAGGAATAAGTATGATTTTATTTATACTATTCCCAAGAATTTTTAAAAGAATAAATTTTTCATCAAAAATAAGTAAAGTTATTTTTAAGGTAAAAAATGCGTTAGGAAAAGAATTAAAGAAAAAAGGAAACGATACCTTTTTTACGATCGGTTTTTTAAATGGCTTTTTACCTTGTGGATTGGTTTACATGGCTGTTTTTGGGGCTTTGGCAACTACAAATGCTTTCTCAGGAAGTTTATATATGTTTTTATTTGGTGTAGGCACAATTCCTTTAATGACAGCTGTTGTTTATTTGGGAAATTTCACAAAAGGAACTTTTAGAAGAAAAATACAAAAAGCAATTCCTATTGTAGTTGTTTTTATTGGTGCTTTATTTATTTTAAGAGGTTTAGGTTTGGGAATACCTTATGTTTCTCCAGCTCCAGTTTTAGAAGTTGTATCTACAAACAGTGCTTGTCACTAA
- a CDS encoding heavy metal translocating P-type ATPase, giving the protein MKSTQCYHCGDSCDDNLINFDEKNFCCNGCKTVYEIFSENDLTCYYNFQDNPGAIPTEIQGKYDFLETESIVEKLLDFNDGNTQIVTLYIPHIHCSSCIWVLENLHKLKPEISTSQVDFPKKTVRITFNLETTSLKEIVLLVSSIGYEPYISLEDYESGKKKVDRSLLYKLGIAGFAFGNVMFLSFPEYFEVSEFWLEQYKNIFRWLMFTFSLPVVFYAGKDYFISAYKGLRSKILNIDVPIALGISVLFIRSSVEIIFDLGTGFFDSLTGLVFFLLLGKFFQQKTYNFLSFERDYKSYFPIAVTRISSEGKEENVQIYDIEKGDRLLIRNQELIPVDGILINGNAAIDYSFVTGEANAVHKKSGDKLFAGGKQLYGVIEMEVLSSVSQSYLTQLWSNDVFQKDNKSHFKTITDTISKNFTIAVLLIAFVSTAYWLFFDASKALNVFTAVLIIACPCAIALAAPFTLGNMLRIFGKQKFYLKNATVIEQLAKIDTLIFDKTGTLTTNKESAINYEGVVLNEQEKSILKSALRTSNHPLSRSLYHTFNEAETIPISNYKEITGKGILASYKEISVKLGAASFVNNNVEKATLDTAVHVSFNDAYKGKFVFKNAYRKGVKALFLSLEKTFNLSVVSGDNEGEKTYLQENLPEGTNLLFNKKPEDKLKVVAKLQKENKKVAMVGDGLNDAGALAQSNVGIALSENINVFSPACDGILDAEKFNKIGNYISASKKAIKIIKHCFILSLCYNVVGLYFAVTGQLMPVIAAILMPLSSISIVVFTTISTNILGKKIK; this is encoded by the coding sequence ATGAAATCGACACAATGTTATCACTGTGGTGATTCTTGTGATGATAATTTAATTAATTTTGATGAGAAAAATTTCTGTTGCAATGGTTGTAAGACGGTTTACGAAATTTTTTCTGAAAACGATTTAACTTGTTATTACAATTTTCAAGACAATCCAGGCGCAATTCCTACTGAAATTCAGGGGAAATACGATTTTTTGGAGACAGAATCTATTGTAGAAAAATTACTCGATTTTAATGATGGAAATACACAAATTGTTACCTTATACATTCCACACATTCATTGTAGCTCTTGTATTTGGGTTTTAGAAAATTTGCACAAGTTAAAGCCAGAAATTTCTACTTCTCAAGTAGATTTTCCAAAGAAAACGGTTCGAATTACTTTCAATTTAGAAACCACCTCCTTAAAAGAAATCGTTTTACTAGTAAGCTCCATAGGTTACGAACCATATATTAGTTTAGAAGATTACGAATCTGGAAAAAAGAAAGTCGATAGAAGTTTATTATACAAATTAGGCATCGCAGGTTTTGCATTCGGAAACGTAATGTTTTTGTCTTTTCCAGAATATTTCGAAGTATCAGAATTTTGGTTAGAACAATATAAAAATATCTTTCGATGGCTAATGTTTACCTTTTCTTTGCCAGTTGTTTTTTATGCAGGAAAAGACTATTTTATTTCGGCATATAAAGGTTTACGCTCTAAAATTTTAAATATAGATGTTCCTATTGCTTTGGGAATTTCAGTACTATTTATAAGAAGCTCCGTAGAAATTATTTTCGATTTAGGAACTGGTTTTTTCGACAGCTTAACAGGCTTAGTTTTCTTTTTATTATTGGGGAAATTTTTTCAGCAAAAAACCTATAATTTCTTGTCTTTCGAACGAGATTACAAATCGTATTTTCCAATTGCAGTTACCAGAATTTCATCCGAAGGAAAAGAAGAAAATGTGCAAATTTACGATATTGAGAAAGGAGATAGATTACTCATTAGAAACCAAGAATTAATTCCTGTAGATGGAATTTTAATCAACGGAAATGCAGCAATAGATTACAGTTTTGTTACGGGAGAAGCAAATGCAGTACATAAAAAATCTGGTGACAAATTATTCGCAGGAGGAAAACAATTATATGGAGTTATAGAAATGGAGGTTTTATCTTCTGTTTCACAAAGTTATTTAACACAATTATGGAGTAACGATGTTTTTCAGAAAGACAATAAGTCACATTTTAAAACGATTACAGATACTATTAGCAAAAATTTTACAATAGCAGTCTTATTAATTGCATTTGTTTCTACAGCATATTGGTTATTTTTTGATGCCAGTAAAGCATTAAACGTATTTACAGCCGTTTTAATTATAGCCTGTCCTTGCGCAATTGCTTTGGCAGCCCCTTTTACTTTAGGGAATATGTTGCGTATATTTGGTAAACAGAAATTTTATTTAAAAAATGCTACTGTAATTGAGCAATTGGCGAAAATAGATACGCTAATTTTCGATAAAACAGGAACTTTAACAACCAATAAAGAAAGTGCAATTAATTATGAAGGTGTTGTTTTAAATGAGCAAGAAAAAAGTATTTTAAAAAGTGCTTTAAGAACTTCGAATCATCCCTTAAGTAGAAGTTTGTACCATACTTTTAATGAAGCCGAAACCATTCCTATTTCAAATTATAAGGAAATTACAGGCAAAGGAATTTTAGCAAGTTATAAAGAAATTAGTGTAAAGTTAGGAGCTGCTTCTTTTGTAAATAATAATGTTGAAAAAGCAACTTTAGATACAGCTGTTCATGTAAGTTTTAATGATGCATATAAAGGGAAGTTCGTCTTTAAAAACGCTTATAGAAAAGGAGTAAAAGCATTGTTTTTATCTTTAGAAAAAACATTTAACTTATCTGTTGTTTCTGGAGATAATGAAGGTGAAAAAACGTATTTACAAGAAAATTTACCAGAAGGAACGAATTTATTATTCAATAAAAAACCAGAAGATAAATTAAAGGTTGTAGCCAAACTTCAAAAAGAAAATAAAAAAGTAGCCATGGTTGGCGATGGTTTAAATGATGCAGGAGCTTTGGCACAAAGTAATGTTGGTATTGCCTTATCCGAAAATATAAATGTGTTTTCTCCTGCTTGTGATGGGATTTTAGATGCAGAAAAATTCAATAAAATAGGAAACTATATTAGTGCGTCAAAAAAGGCAATAAAAATAATAAAACACTGCTTTATTTTGTCTTTATGTTACAATGTGGTTGGATTGTATTTTGCAGTAACAGGACAACTAATGCCAGTTATTGCAGCGATTTTAATGCCTTTAAGCTCGATAAGTATTGTAGTTTTTACAACGATTTCAACAAATATATTAGGAAAGAAAATAAAGTAA
- the ccoG gene encoding cytochrome c oxidase accessory protein CcoG, translated as MEAPKNEQFRDSIATVDSEGKRSWVFPKKPSGKFYKYRSYVSYFLLAFLLSAPFIKINGNQFLLFNILERKFNIFSFPFWPQDFYLLVVSMIVGVVFVILFTVVFGRIFCGWICPQTIFLEMVFRKIEYLIEGDRGKQIRLSKQPWNANKIKKKILKWFIFFVISFIIANVFLAYLIGGDTVIEYITGNPLDNISTLISLTIFTCVFYFIFAWFREQVCIIACPYGRLQGVLLDNKTINVTYDYKRGERETGRAKFKKNEDREAVGKGDCIDCKQCVVVCPTGIDIRNGTQLECVNCTACIDECDHIMESINLPKGLIRYASEDNIAKKKSFEFTTRMKGYSAVLFILTGILIGMLFLRNDVETNILRLPGQLYQQKENNIISNVYTYKVINKTSEDIKDVSYKLLSHKGTIKLVSNHNFIVPKQGLAEGTLFIELNAAALKSDKDKIEIGVYSGDKLIETTRTNFLGPRSYK; from the coding sequence ATGGAGGCACCCAAGAACGAACAATTTAGAGATAGTATTGCTACTGTAGATTCAGAAGGAAAACGTTCTTGGGTATTTCCCAAAAAACCAAGTGGAAAATTCTATAAATATAGAAGCTACGTAAGTTATTTTCTATTGGCTTTTTTGCTGTCTGCACCATTTATTAAAATTAATGGAAACCAGTTTTTGCTGTTTAATATTTTAGAAAGAAAATTCAATATCTTTAGCTTTCCATTTTGGCCACAAGACTTTTATTTATTAGTAGTTTCGATGATTGTTGGTGTAGTTTTTGTAATACTCTTTACAGTTGTTTTTGGACGTATTTTCTGTGGATGGATTTGTCCACAAACCATTTTTTTAGAAATGGTTTTCAGAAAAATAGAATATTTAATTGAAGGAGATAGAGGAAAACAAATACGATTAAGCAAACAACCTTGGAATGCAAATAAAATTAAAAAGAAAATTTTAAAGTGGTTTATTTTCTTTGTAATTTCATTTATAATTGCAAACGTCTTTTTAGCCTATTTAATTGGTGGAGATACTGTTATAGAATATATTACAGGAAACCCTTTAGATAATATTAGCACACTAATTTCATTAACAATTTTTACCTGTGTTTTCTATTTTATTTTTGCTTGGTTTAGAGAGCAAGTATGTATTATTGCTTGTCCTTATGGTCGTTTACAAGGTGTTTTGTTAGACAATAAAACCATAAATGTTACCTACGATTACAAAAGAGGAGAAAGAGAAACAGGAAGAGCAAAATTTAAGAAAAACGAAGATAGAGAAGCTGTTGGAAAAGGAGATTGTATCGACTGTAAACAATGTGTAGTTGTATGCCCAACAGGAATAGATATTAGAAATGGAACACAATTAGAGTGTGTAAACTGTACAGCTTGTATCGATGAATGTGACCATATTATGGAAAGCATTAATTTACCAAAAGGCTTAATTAGATACGCAAGTGAAGATAATATTGCAAAGAAAAAATCTTTTGAGTTTACTACAAGAATGAAAGGGTACTCTGCAGTCTTATTTATTTTAACAGGAATTTTAATAGGAATGTTATTTTTAAGAAACGATGTAGAAACGAATATATTAAGATTACCAGGACAATTATATCAACAAAAAGAAAATAATATTATTAGCAATGTTTATACATATAAAGTAATAAACAAAACAAGCGAAGATATTAAAGATGTTAGTTATAAATTATTATCACACAAAGGAACAATTAAACTAGTTTCCAATCATAATTTTATTGTACCAAAACAAGGTTTAGCAGAAGGAACTTTATTTATAGAACTAAATGCAGCTGCCTTAAAAAGCGATAAAGATAAAATTGAAATTGGTGTTTATAGTGGCGATAAATTAATTGAAACAACCAGAACGAACTTTTTAGGGCCAAGAAGTTATAAATAG
- the ccoN gene encoding cytochrome-c oxidase, cbb3-type subunit I, which yields MEMQQFYYDNKIVKKFIYATLLWGIVGFSVGLLLAFMFLFPNVTEGISWLSFGRLRPLHTNAVIFAFVGNAIYAGVYYSLQRLLKARMASNFLSNFNFWGWQAIIVAAAITLPLGYTSSKEYAELEWPIDIAIALVWVAFGVNMIWTILKRRQRHLYVAIWFYLGTFVTVAVLHIFNSLALPVSFLKSYSAYAGVQDALVQWWYGHNAVAFFLTTPFLGLMYYFVPKAANRPVYSYRLSIVHFWSLIFLYIWAGPHHLLYTSLPEWAQNLGVAFSVMLLAPSWGGMINGLLTLRGAWDKVRTDPVLKFMVVAITGYGMATFEGPMLSLKNVNAIAHYSDWIIAHVHVGALAWNGFFTFGMLYWLIPRMFKTKLYSTGLANVHFWIGTLGIILYALPMYVAGFVQASMWKQFNPDGSLTYGNFLETVNEIIPMYWMRAIGGTMFIIGAVIMLYNVVRTVASGSKVTDELAEAAALKKVSKYRTKGEGWHTWLERKPIKLTIFATIAILIGGIIQIVPTLLVKSNIPTISSVKPYTPLELEGRDIYIREGCVGCHSQMVRPFRSEVERYGEYSKAGEFVYDHPFLWGSKRTGPDLHRVGQKYNDSWHLNHMWDPQSTSPGSIMPSYKWLIKDELDKTSTEEKMEVMVSLGVPYTKEQIANAQQDMLKQGTKIEENLYADPDFAKSYEADKKYAKENGEPFVEMRNREIVAVIAYIQRLGTDIKVKDEQKISKN from the coding sequence ATGGAAATGCAACAATTTTATTACGATAATAAAATCGTAAAAAAATTCATCTACGCAACACTACTTTGGGGTATCGTAGGTTTTAGTGTGGGTTTATTACTTGCGTTTATGTTTTTATTCCCAAACGTAACAGAAGGAATTTCGTGGTTAAGTTTTGGGCGTTTAAGACCATTACACACAAATGCAGTAATATTTGCCTTTGTTGGTAACGCGATTTACGCAGGAGTTTACTACTCATTACAACGATTGTTAAAAGCTAGAATGGCAAGTAATTTTTTGAGTAACTTCAATTTTTGGGGTTGGCAAGCAATTATTGTTGCAGCAGCAATTACACTTCCTTTAGGATATACATCTTCGAAAGAATATGCAGAATTAGAGTGGCCAATAGATATTGCGATTGCTTTAGTTTGGGTAGCATTTGGTGTAAACATGATTTGGACTATTCTAAAAAGAAGACAACGTCACTTATACGTTGCAATTTGGTTCTATTTAGGAACTTTTGTAACGGTTGCAGTGTTACATATTTTTAACAGTTTAGCATTACCAGTTAGTTTCTTAAAATCTTATTCGGCTTATGCAGGTGTGCAAGATGCACTTGTACAATGGTGGTATGGGCATAATGCTGTGGCATTTTTCTTAACAACACCATTTTTAGGATTAATGTATTATTTTGTTCCAAAAGCGGCAAACAGACCTGTATATTCTTACAGACTTTCTATTGTACACTTTTGGTCGTTAATTTTCTTATATATCTGGGCAGGACCTCACCATTTATTATACACATCTTTACCAGAATGGGCTCAAAATTTAGGAGTCGCATTCTCTGTAATGTTATTAGCACCTTCTTGGGGAGGTATGATAAACGGATTATTAACTTTACGTGGAGCTTGGGATAAAGTTCGTACTGATCCAGTTTTAAAATTTATGGTCGTTGCAATTACGGGTTATGGTATGGCAACTTTCGAAGGACCAATGCTTTCTTTGAAAAATGTAAACGCAATTGCGCATTATAGCGATTGGATTATTGCACACGTTCACGTTGGTGCTTTAGCTTGGAACGGTTTCTTTACGTTTGGTATGTTGTATTGGTTAATTCCAAGAATGTTTAAAACGAAATTATATTCTACAGGATTGGCAAATGTACATTTCTGGATAGGAACATTAGGAATCATTTTATATGCTTTACCAATGTATGTTGCAGGTTTTGTACAAGCTTCTATGTGGAAACAATTTAACCCAGATGGTTCTTTAACGTATGGTAACTTCTTAGAAACTGTAAACGAAATTATTCCAATGTATTGGATGCGTGCCATTGGTGGAACTATGTTTATTATTGGTGCAGTTATTATGTTGTACAATGTGGTTAGAACAGTAGCTTCTGGAAGCAAAGTTACAGATGAATTGGCAGAAGCTGCAGCGCTAAAAAAAGTTTCAAAATACAGAACAAAAGGAGAAGGCTGGCATACTTGGTTAGAAAGAAAACCAATAAAACTAACAATTTTTGCTACGATTGCTATTTTAATAGGTGGTATTATTCAAATTGTGCCAACATTATTGGTAAAATCGAATATTCCTACAATTAGTAGTGTAAAACCTTATACACCTTTAGAGCTGGAAGGACGAGATATTTATATTAGAGAAGGTTGTGTAGGTTGTCACTCTCAAATGGTTAGACCTTTTAGAAGTGAAGTAGAACGTTATGGAGAATACTCTAAAGCTGGAGAATTTGTGTACGATCATCCATTTTTATGGGGAAGTAAACGTACTGGACCAGATTTACATAGAGTAGGTCAAAAATATAACGATAGCTGGCACTTAAACCATATGTGGGATCCACAAAGTACGTCTCCAGGTTCTATTATGCCATCTTATAAATGGTTGATAAAAGACGAGTTAGACAAAACTTCTACAGAAGAAAAAATGGAAGTAATGGTAAGCCTTGGAGTACCTTATACTAAAGAGCAAATTGCAAACGCGCAACAAGATATGTTAAAACAAGGAACCAAAATAGAAGAGAACCTGTATGCAGATCCAGATTTTGCAAAAAGTTACGAGGCAGATAAGAAATATGCCAAAGAAAATGGAGAGCCTTTTGTAGAAATGAGAAACAGAGAAATTGTGGCTGTAATCGCATACATTCAACGTTTGGGAACAGATATTAAAGTAAAAGACGAACAGAAAATCTCTAAAAATTAG
- a CDS encoding response regulator yields MKFKLNNLLVIEDNPYIGKEIVNATKKVTRIKNIRLTKTLQEAISFINDNDFDLVTLDLSLPDGNGIELLKWFTEKNIKKKVFVFSTSTELKRTCLRYGALAFFDKSTGFDELIENIKRLNQ; encoded by the coding sequence TTGAAATTTAAATTAAACAACTTATTAGTAATAGAAGACAACCCTTACATAGGTAAGGAAATAGTGAATGCTACAAAAAAAGTAACCAGAATTAAAAACATTCGTTTAACAAAAACTTTACAAGAAGCTATTTCCTTTATAAACGATAATGACTTCGATTTAGTTACTTTAGACTTAAGTTTACCTGATGGAAATGGTATTGAACTTTTAAAATGGTTTACAGAAAAAAATATAAAAAAGAAAGTTTTTGTTTTTTCGACAAGCACAGAACTTAAAAGAACATGTTTAAGGTATGGAGCTCTCGCTTTTTTTGATAAATCTACTGGATTTGATGAGTTAATTGAAAATATTAAAAGACTTAACCAATAA
- a CDS encoding AraC family ligand binding domain-containing protein, with the protein MNIASFFEDIKFSVNKPALSLLLDTDFSKEIRIVFKEGQTMEDHQAPFAIIVHIVEGIIDFGVNGELRRLTSGHILSLKPHEVHNLTAIEDSIVRLTLSKTDSVKRVKEV; encoded by the coding sequence ATGAATATAGCCTCATTTTTTGAAGATATTAAATTCAGTGTAAACAAGCCAGCTTTGTCTTTGTTGTTAGATACAGATTTTTCAAAAGAAATAAGAATTGTATTTAAAGAAGGGCAAACGATGGAAGACCATCAAGCACCATTTGCAATTATTGTTCATATTGTTGAAGGAATAATCGATTTTGGAGTTAATGGAGAACTAAGAAGGTTAACTTCTGGGCATATCCTGTCTTTAAAACCACACGAAGTTCATAACTTAACAGCGATTGAAGATAGTATTGTACGTTTAACTTTATCGAAAACCGACAGTGTAAAAAGAGTAAAAGAAGTGTAA
- a CDS encoding CcoQ/FixQ family Cbb3-type cytochrome c oxidase assembly chaperone — MLKFVKNHMESITGIEIYPLISLLIFFTFFVALFWWVFTAKKEYINKVSNIPLDQ, encoded by the coding sequence ATGTTAAAATTCGTAAAAAATCATATGGAGAGTATTACTGGGATCGAGATTTATCCTTTAATATCATTATTAATATTCTTCACTTTTTTTGTTGCCTTATTTTGGTGGGTATTCACTGCAAAAAAAGAATATATTAATAAGGTTAGTAATATTCCACTAGACCAATAA
- a CDS encoding cbb3-type cytochrome c oxidase N-terminal domain-containing protein, producing MKRSFQSTVYVIFVIVTFVALAKAFMVYENPFNIYENPLVWLALIGFVLVVVLKEVVNVYALKKATDLQNEKDGILPEAPNLWIKKLLVKWTRAKSVDQEEDIILDHNYDGIRELDNSLPPWWVYMFYATIIFAVVYLVRFEVLDGDSQIVEYDKAVAEAKREVNKYRATATDLITADNVTLLTDAKDLARGKAIFNLNCASCHLADGGGQIGPNLTDEYWILGGGIKNVFNTVHNGGRDGKGMIAWDKTLKAADIAKVASYVISLQGTTPANAKAPQGEKWVDPNAEAPKKAEEGAEEVKDTTKTE from the coding sequence ATGAAAAGATCTTTTCAATCTACAGTTTATGTAATCTTTGTAATTGTTACGTTTGTAGCACTTGCAAAGGCGTTTATGGTGTACGAAAACCCATTTAATATTTATGAAAACCCTTTAGTTTGGTTGGCTTTAATTGGTTTTGTATTAGTAGTTGTATTAAAAGAAGTGGTAAATGTGTATGCTCTAAAAAAAGCAACAGATTTACAAAACGAAAAAGATGGTATTCTTCCTGAAGCTCCAAATCTATGGATTAAGAAACTATTAGTAAAATGGACAAGAGCAAAATCTGTCGACCAAGAAGAAGACATAATTCTAGACCACAATTACGACGGAATTAGAGAATTAGACAATTCGCTTCCACCTTGGTGGGTATATATGTTTTATGCAACAATAATTTTCGCGGTCGTTTATTTAGTTAGATTCGAAGTTTTAGATGGAGACAGCCAAATTGTTGAGTATGACAAAGCTGTTGCAGAAGCAAAAAGAGAAGTAAATAAATACAGAGCAACTGCTACAGATTTAATTACTGCAGATAATGTTACGCTTTTAACAGATGCTAAAGATTTAGCGAGAGGAAAAGCCATTTTTAATTTAAATTGTGCTTCTTGTCATTTAGCTGATGGAGGAGGGCAAATTGGCCCGAACTTAACAGACGAATACTGGATTTTAGGTGGAGGAATTAAAAACGTTTTTAACACTGTACATAATGGAGGTAGAGATGGAAAAGGAATGATTGCTTGGGATAAAACCTTAAAAGCAGCAGATATTGCAAAAGTGGCAAGCTATGTAATTTCTTTACAAGGAACCACTCCTGCAAATGCCAAAGCTCCACAAGGAGAAAAATGGGTAGATCCAAATGCAGAAGCACCAAAGAAAGCAGAAGAAGGAGCAGAAGAAGTTAAAGACACAACAAAAACAGAGTAG
- the hemN gene encoding oxygen-independent coproporphyrinogen III oxidase, producing the protein MKKSLVQKYNIPGPRYTSYPTVPYWNEEGINKQDWITSFQKSFTESNSLEGISIYIHLPFCESLCTFCACHKHITKRHEVEEEYIETVLKEWKLYVALVDKKPIIKELHLGGGTPTFFSKESLKYLMDGIFSIAEKHPAHEFSFEGHPNNTTKAQLQTLFDCGFTRVSFGVQDYNEKVQKAIHRVQPFEAVEQVTKWSREIGYTSVSHDLIFGLPFQTKEAVIHTINKTKELQPDRISFYSYAHVPWVKGVGQRGFNEDDLPKNDEKRELYEIGKELFAELDYEEIGMDHFALKTDSLYEATINKTIHRNFMGYTANKTLLMVGLGMSAISDSWYAFAQNVKTVKEYQKLVNEGEIPIFRGHLLSEEDKIIRKHILNMMCNFSTSWDAESMKIKNIEKHLKLLEEMEKDGLVEVHENSLSIPEKARPYVRNICMAFDLHLLENKPKTQLFSMTI; encoded by the coding sequence ATGAAAAAATCACTAGTTCAAAAATATAATATTCCAGGGCCAAGATATACCAGTTATCCAACAGTGCCTTACTGGAATGAAGAAGGAATAAACAAACAAGATTGGATTACTTCTTTTCAAAAATCATTTACAGAAAGTAACTCATTAGAAGGCATTAGTATTTACATTCATTTACCATTTTGCGAGAGTTTATGTACATTTTGTGCATGTCATAAACACATTACAAAACGTCACGAAGTCGAAGAAGAATATATAGAAACCGTTTTAAAAGAATGGAAGTTATATGTTGCTTTAGTAGATAAAAAACCAATTATTAAAGAGTTGCATTTAGGAGGAGGAACACCAACATTTTTCTCAAAAGAGAGTTTAAAGTATTTAATGGATGGTATTTTTTCAATTGCTGAAAAACATCCAGCACACGAGTTTAGTTTTGAAGGACATCCAAATAACACCACCAAAGCGCAATTACAAACATTATTCGATTGTGGATTTACAAGAGTAAGTTTTGGGGTGCAAGATTATAACGAAAAAGTACAAAAAGCCATTCATAGAGTACAACCTTTTGAAGCTGTTGAGCAAGTAACAAAATGGTCTAGAGAAATTGGTTACACTTCAGTAAGTCACGATTTAATTTTCGGTTTGCCATTTCAAACCAAAGAAGCTGTAATTCATACCATTAATAAAACAAAAGAGTTACAGCCAGATAGAATTTCGTTTTACAGTTATGCACATGTTCCATGGGTAAAAGGCGTAGGACAAAGAGGTTTTAATGAAGACGATTTACCAAAAAACGACGAAAAAAGAGAGTTGTACGAAATTGGAAAAGAATTATTCGCAGAATTAGACTACGAAGAAATAGGAATGGACCATTTCGCATTAAAGACAGATAGTTTGTATGAAGCGACTATTAACAAAACAATTCATAGAAATTTTATGGGATACACAGCCAATAAAACATTGTTAATGGTTGGTTTGGGAATGTCTGCAATTTCCGATTCTTGGTATGCGTTTGCACAAAATGTAAAGACAGTTAAAGAATATCAAAAATTAGTAAACGAAGGTGAAATTCCAATTTTTAGAGGACATTTATTATCCGAAGAAGATAAAATTATAAGAAAACACATTTTAAATATGATGTGTAATTTCTCTACTTCTTGGGATGCAGAAAGTATGAAAATAAAGAATATTGAAAAACATTTAAAGTTGTTAGAAGAAATGGAAAAAGATGGTTTGGTTGAGGTGCATGAAAACTCACTTTCAATTCCTGAAAAAGCAAGACCTTATGTGCGTAATATTTGCATGGCTTTCGATCTTCATCTATTAGAAAATAAACCAAAAACACAATTATTTTCGATGACAATATAG
- a CDS encoding FixH family protein, producing MKFNWGTGIVIAIVAFISFILYFVITMSTDKSFTHDLVTDKYYQKELKFQDEIDAQQNASSLKENIKVTKVKEGLKVEFPEAFIPKDIQGKVFLYRPSNKHLDFEIPISISKTYLLVPEKRLVDGRWNMTVSWKYKNKEYLFKKELMY from the coding sequence ATGAAATTTAATTGGGGAACAGGTATTGTGATTGCGATTGTGGCTTTTATTAGCTTTATTTTGTATTTCGTTATTACCATGAGTACAGATAAATCTTTTACACACGATTTGGTAACAGATAAATATTATCAAAAAGAATTAAAGTTTCAAGATGAAATTGATGCACAACAAAATGCATCATCATTAAAAGAAAATATAAAAGTTACGAAAGTAAAAGAAGGTTTAAAAGTGGAGTTTCCAGAAGCTTTTATTCCCAAAGATATTCAAGGAAAAGTGTTCCTGTATAGACCATCTAATAAACATTTAGATTTTGAAATACCTATTTCAATCTCTAAAACATATTTGCTCGTGCCTGAGAAACGTTTAGTAGATGGTCGTTGGAACATGACTGTTTCATGGAAATACAAAAATAAGGAGTATTTATTTAAGAAAGAACTGATGTACTAA